The Zingiber officinale cultivar Zhangliang chromosome 10A, Zo_v1.1, whole genome shotgun sequence genome contains a region encoding:
- the LOC122027380 gene encoding bZIP transcription factor TRAB1-like isoform X1, translated as MDFKGMGGTGGEALPSSSTTPLTRQGSIYSLTFGEFQSTLGGIGKDFGSMNMDELLKNIWTAEESYAVASALGDSCGGAGTGLQRQGSLTLPRTLSQRTVDEVWRDLVGPSSSSGQGAWLGGVDVALEPTLWEMTLEEFLVRAGVVREELASSQAPQRPADNNTNSSNLVFGDLSGTRVSSSLALEFNQGPSRSDGKIMAPIPQGAAANLGMKITAARPYVPTMPLGNGVDLGNPQGIASGGLVGFGQAGLNNGMMAGVVGLGTAGVMKASGSPVHPLSSDGIGKGNGDLSSVSPVPYVLSGGVRGRKSSGAIEKVMERRQRRMIKNRESAARSRARKQAYTLELEAEVVNLKEQNEELLKKQTEMMEMQKNQQILQIINQQNKPKRLCLRRTQTGPW; from the exons ATGGATTTTAAGGGCATGGGAGGAACCGGTGGGGAGGCGCTGCCGTCGTCGTCGACGACGCCTCTGACGCGGCAGGGCTCGATCTACTCGTTGACGTTCGGCGAGTTTCAGAGCACGCTCGGGGGGATCGGGAAGGACTTCGGTTCGATGAACATGGACGAGCTGCTTAAGAACATTTGGACGGCGGAGGAGAGCTACGCCGTGGCTTCGGCACTCGGTGATTCATGTGGCGGAGCTGGGACCGGACTCCAGCGGCAGGGATCGCTGACCTTGCCCCGAACGCTTAGTCAGAGGACTGTAGACGAGGTCTGGCGGGATCTCGTCGGACCTTCCTCGTCGTCCGGCCAGGGGGCATGGTTAGGCGGAGTGGACGTCGCGCTGGAACCCACGCTTTGGGAGATGACGCTTGAGGAGTTCTTGGTGCGTGCTGGGGTGGTGCGGGAGGAATTGGCTTCGTCGCAGGCGCCGCAGAGGCCGGCAGACAACAATACTAACAgtagcaacttagtttttggtgatcTGTCGGGTACCAGAGTGTCCTCTTCGCTTGCTCTGGAATTCAATCAAGGTCCTAGCCGAAGTGATGGGAAGATAATGGCTCCAATTCCTCAAGGTGCAGCTGCCAATTTGGGGATGAAGATCACTGCGGCTAGACCTTATGTGCCTACCATGCCATTGGGAAATGGCGTGGACTTAGGGAATCCGCAGGGAATAGCAAGTGGAGGACTTGTTGGTTTTGGCCAGGCTGGGTTGAACAACGGAATGATGGCGGGAGTGGTTGGCCTTGGCACCGCAGGAGTCATGAAGGCGTCAGGATCACCAGTGCATCCTCTTTCATCTGACGGAATTGGCAAAGGCAATGGGGATCTTTCATCTGTATCACCTGTTCCATATGTGCTCAGTGGTGGAGTTAGGGGGAGGAAGTCTAGTGGAGCCATCGAGAAGGTTATGGAAAGGAGGCAGAGGAGGATGATCAAGAACAGGGAATCAGCTGCGAGATCACGTGCCCGAAAGCAG GCTTATACTTTGGAATTGGAAGCTGAAGTAGTAAACCTCAAAGAACAAAACGAAGAATTGCTTAAAAAACAG ACTGAGATGATGGAGATGCAGAAGAATCAG
- the LOC122027380 gene encoding bZIP transcription factor 23-like isoform X2 — translation MDFKGMGGTGGEALPSSSTTPLTRQGSIYSLTFGEFQSTLGGIGKDFGSMNMDELLKNIWTAEESYAVASALGDSCGGAGTGLQRQGSLTLPRTLSQRTVDEVWRDLVGPSSSSGQGAWLGGVDVALEPTLWEMTLEEFLVRAGVVREELASSQAPQRPADNNTNSSNLVFGDLSGTRVSSSLALEFNQGPSRSDGKIMAPIPQGAAANLGMKITAARPYVPTMPLGNGVDLGNPQGIASGGLVGFGQAGLNNGMMAGVVGLGTAGVMKASGSPVHPLSSDGIGKGNGDLSSVSPVPYVLSGGVRGRKSSGAIEKVMERRQRRMIKNRESAARSRARKQAYTLELEAEVVNLKEQNEELLKKQTEMMEMQKNQILQIINQQNKPKRLCLRRTQTGPW, via the exons ATGGATTTTAAGGGCATGGGAGGAACCGGTGGGGAGGCGCTGCCGTCGTCGTCGACGACGCCTCTGACGCGGCAGGGCTCGATCTACTCGTTGACGTTCGGCGAGTTTCAGAGCACGCTCGGGGGGATCGGGAAGGACTTCGGTTCGATGAACATGGACGAGCTGCTTAAGAACATTTGGACGGCGGAGGAGAGCTACGCCGTGGCTTCGGCACTCGGTGATTCATGTGGCGGAGCTGGGACCGGACTCCAGCGGCAGGGATCGCTGACCTTGCCCCGAACGCTTAGTCAGAGGACTGTAGACGAGGTCTGGCGGGATCTCGTCGGACCTTCCTCGTCGTCCGGCCAGGGGGCATGGTTAGGCGGAGTGGACGTCGCGCTGGAACCCACGCTTTGGGAGATGACGCTTGAGGAGTTCTTGGTGCGTGCTGGGGTGGTGCGGGAGGAATTGGCTTCGTCGCAGGCGCCGCAGAGGCCGGCAGACAACAATACTAACAgtagcaacttagtttttggtgatcTGTCGGGTACCAGAGTGTCCTCTTCGCTTGCTCTGGAATTCAATCAAGGTCCTAGCCGAAGTGATGGGAAGATAATGGCTCCAATTCCTCAAGGTGCAGCTGCCAATTTGGGGATGAAGATCACTGCGGCTAGACCTTATGTGCCTACCATGCCATTGGGAAATGGCGTGGACTTAGGGAATCCGCAGGGAATAGCAAGTGGAGGACTTGTTGGTTTTGGCCAGGCTGGGTTGAACAACGGAATGATGGCGGGAGTGGTTGGCCTTGGCACCGCAGGAGTCATGAAGGCGTCAGGATCACCAGTGCATCCTCTTTCATCTGACGGAATTGGCAAAGGCAATGGGGATCTTTCATCTGTATCACCTGTTCCATATGTGCTCAGTGGTGGAGTTAGGGGGAGGAAGTCTAGTGGAGCCATCGAGAAGGTTATGGAAAGGAGGCAGAGGAGGATGATCAAGAACAGGGAATCAGCTGCGAGATCACGTGCCCGAAAGCAG GCTTATACTTTGGAATTGGAAGCTGAAGTAGTAAACCTCAAAGAACAAAACGAAGAATTGCTTAAAAAACAG ACTGAGATGATGGAGATGCAGAAGAATCAG